A window from Nitrospirota bacterium encodes these proteins:
- a CDS encoding substrate-binding domain-containing protein, with translation MKRLPGRGPAGPLSLCLLLAAPTSVCPAPPAGVTGAITVIGTGPERRVIERLARAFEKAYLGTAIEIRWNRNFHAAQMLQAGEADVAVSAQEYPGLTATQIAWDGIAVIVNFTNPVTEVTSQQVAQLFSGRIANWSALHERGAGNVELIRRPADQHLNEGFERALGINGQIPKAATVIRSDQRVLRRVSGRIGAVSYLSLRAALDATEYGTPIKILLIDGVEAGHPTVRNGQYPLRRPVFLLLGKQPIPVAEAFVRFAVSREGQRILQESFTPLSP, from the coding sequence GTGAAACGATTACCGGGACGCGGGCCTGCAGGACCGCTCTCGCTCTGTCTTCTCCTCGCAGCGCCCACGAGTGTCTGCCCGGCGCCGCCGGCCGGCGTGACCGGCGCGATCACCGTGATCGGCACCGGCCCCGAACGGCGCGTCATCGAGCGCCTCGCCCGCGCGTTTGAGAAAGCCTACCTCGGGACGGCGATCGAGATCCGCTGGAATCGGAATTTCCACGCCGCGCAGATGCTCCAGGCCGGGGAAGCCGATGTCGCCGTGAGCGCCCAGGAATATCCCGGCCTCACCGCGACGCAGATCGCCTGGGACGGCATCGCGGTGATCGTGAACTTTACGAATCCCGTCACCGAAGTCACCTCGCAACAGGTGGCGCAGTTGTTTTCGGGTCGGATCGCGAACTGGTCCGCCTTGCACGAGCGCGGCGCCGGCAACGTCGAACTGATTCGACGGCCCGCCGACCAACATCTCAATGAAGGGTTTGAGCGGGCCCTCGGCATCAACGGACAGATCCCGAAGGCCGCGACGGTCATCCGTTCGGATCAGCGCGTACTCAGGCGCGTCTCGGGGCGGATCGGCGCCGTGAGCTATCTGTCGTTGCGCGCCGCGCTCGACGCGACCGAGTACGGCACCCCGATCAAGATCCTGTTGATCGACGGGGTCGAAGCGGGCCATCCGACGGTGCGGAACGGACAGTACCCGCTCCGCCGTCCCGTCTTTCTGTTGCTCGGCAAGCAGCCGATCCCGGTCGCCGAGGCCTTCGTCCGGTTCGCTGTTTCACGGGAGGGCCAGCGCATCCTTCAGGAATCGTTCACCCCGCTCTCTCCGTAA
- a CDS encoding MFS transporter, protein MGARLHKILIAGSVGNILEWYDFALYGYFAPVLASLFFPGDNAVASLLSTFGVFAVGFLARPLGAILFGHVGDTLGRKTALVRSVMLMAVPTCLLGLLPTHEDIGVAAPLLLTLLRLLQGLSVGGEFAGSMAFLVEHAPVGLRGYAGSWSEFSAQVGILLGSGTSALLTATLSQEALYTWGWRVPFLLGVLVALVAVYMRTGIEESPEFERLTKVGAVPRFPLREVMLRRRTELAQAVGIILLYAASFYLAFVYLITYVSRVLDYPLGPAMVSNTIGLAAFTILVPVMGALSDRIGRRAPLLAGAAGLALLAYPLFTLLGRQTFAPILAAQLVFAVLVACYAGPMCATVVELFPPQGRYTGVSVAYNLALALFGGTAPLVATFLIKHSGSVTAPSWYLAACALVSGATVLYAVQPSLRREMAKKPVPE, encoded by the coding sequence ATGGGCGCTCGGCTGCACAAGATTCTGATCGCGGGCTCGGTGGGCAACATCCTGGAGTGGTACGACTTCGCCCTCTACGGTTACTTCGCCCCGGTCCTCGCTTCGCTGTTTTTCCCCGGTGACAATGCGGTGGCGTCGCTGCTCTCGACATTCGGTGTCTTCGCCGTCGGATTCCTCGCGCGGCCGCTGGGCGCTATCCTGTTCGGGCATGTGGGGGACACGCTCGGCCGAAAGACGGCGCTCGTGCGGTCCGTCATGCTGATGGCGGTGCCGACCTGTCTGCTGGGCTTGCTGCCCACGCACGAAGACATCGGCGTCGCCGCGCCGCTCTTGCTGACGCTCCTGCGACTGCTGCAGGGCCTCTCAGTCGGCGGCGAGTTTGCGGGGTCCATGGCGTTTCTGGTCGAACACGCTCCGGTCGGCCTGCGCGGCTACGCAGGGAGCTGGAGCGAATTCAGCGCCCAAGTGGGCATTTTGCTCGGCTCCGGCACGAGCGCCCTCCTCACCGCGACGCTGTCTCAAGAGGCGCTCTATACCTGGGGCTGGCGCGTGCCGTTTCTCCTGGGCGTGCTTGTCGCGCTGGTGGCCGTGTACATGCGGACCGGTATCGAGGAGTCGCCGGAATTTGAACGGCTCACGAAGGTCGGAGCGGTGCCGCGGTTTCCCCTCCGCGAGGTGATGCTCCGTCGGCGGACCGAACTCGCGCAGGCCGTAGGGATCATCCTGCTCTATGCCGCCTCGTTCTACCTCGCGTTCGTCTACCTGATCACCTACGTGTCGCGCGTACTGGACTATCCGCTCGGCCCCGCCATGGTGAGCAACACCATCGGGCTTGCGGCCTTCACGATCCTCGTCCCCGTCATGGGCGCGCTGTCGGACCGCATCGGCCGGCGCGCACCGCTGCTGGCCGGAGCCGCCGGGCTTGCGCTGCTGGCCTATCCGCTGTTCACGTTGCTGGGCCGGCAAACCTTCGCCCCGATCCTGGCGGCCCAACTGGTTTTCGCGGTGCTGGTGGCCTGTTACGCCGGTCCGATGTGCGCCACCGTGGTGGAACTATTTCCCCCGCAAGGGCGCTATACAGGCGTCTCGGTCGCCTACAACCTGGCGCTGGCGCTGTTCGGCGGCACGGCCCCCTTGGTCGCGACCTTCCTGATCAAGCACAGCGGCAGCGTGACGGCGCCAAGCTGGTATCTGGCCGCCTGCGCGCTGGTGTCCGGCGCGACCGTGCTTTATGCGGTGCAACCCTCCCTGCGCCGGGAGATGGCCAAAAAGCCTGTGCCGGAGTGA
- a CDS encoding cytochrome c, translating into MIRVRAWRGCLFWLSALSIATVCLAGWGSAEMAGGTGLALDPWPAANLQNGWRIFMYGVTAQGRIVQNSHGMEGVGCAMCHGEDGRGGSMHGMFAPNITFAFLSDPRGYQDPRGRRRPAYNEESVKAAIVAGIDAGGNTLDPEMPRWTGLTATDLEDLIDYLKRLGPPSRDQGFGSEGI; encoded by the coding sequence ATGATACGGGTGAGAGCATGGAGAGGCTGTCTCTTCTGGTTGAGCGCATTGAGCATCGCGACCGTCTGCCTCGCCGGATGGGGGAGCGCCGAGATGGCCGGTGGAACGGGCCTGGCGCTCGATCCGTGGCCCGCGGCGAACCTCCAGAACGGATGGCGCATCTTCATGTACGGCGTCACGGCGCAGGGTCGGATCGTTCAGAACAGTCACGGCATGGAGGGGGTCGGCTGCGCGATGTGCCACGGGGAGGACGGCCGAGGCGGCAGTATGCACGGCATGTTCGCGCCGAACATCACGTTTGCGTTTCTCAGCGATCCGCGGGGCTACCAAGACCCGCGCGGACGCCGGCGGCCGGCCTATAACGAAGAATCGGTCAAAGCGGCCATCGTGGCGGGGATCGATGCCGGGGGCAATACACTCGATCCTGAAATGCCGCGCTGGACGGGTCTGACGGCCACGGATCTGGAGGACCTGATCGACTACCTCAAACGACTGGGTCCGCCGAGCAGAGATCAGGGTTTCGGGTCGGAGGGAATCTAA
- a CDS encoding PIG-L family deacetylase, with protein sequence MSRTILIVSAHPDDMEIGMGGTVAMLAEAQAVITSVVVTNGGRASNPFGWTEQRMAEVRREEALRSARILGVKDVLFFDQPDSADEININTVKRKLKEFFQRLGPVEVYTLHPEQDRHPAHRLTGKLVRESLVEVGFTPSGGLWAYEVWGPFAAWDRLEYIDATVAKKMLAIAEHRSQVATIPYGEGVLGLDRWRAVFADPKASAPAGAYAEVFLRVTL encoded by the coding sequence GTGAGCCGCACGATCCTCATTGTCAGCGCGCACCCCGACGACATGGAAATCGGCATGGGCGGGACGGTCGCGATGCTGGCCGAAGCACAGGCCGTCATCACGTCGGTCGTCGTGACCAATGGCGGGCGGGCGTCGAATCCCTTCGGATGGACCGAGCAACGGATGGCCGAGGTGCGAAGGGAAGAAGCCCTGCGGTCGGCGCGCATTCTCGGTGTCAAGGATGTCCTGTTCTTCGACCAGCCGGATTCGGCGGACGAGATCAACATCAACACGGTCAAGCGGAAACTGAAAGAGTTTTTTCAGCGACTCGGGCCGGTTGAAGTCTATACGTTGCATCCGGAACAGGATCGGCATCCGGCGCACCGCTTAACCGGCAAACTGGTGCGCGAAAGCCTCGTCGAGGTCGGTTTTACACCGAGCGGCGGCCTCTGGGCCTACGAAGTCTGGGGGCCGTTCGCCGCGTGGGATCGCCTCGAATACATTGACGCTACCGTGGCCAAGAAGATGCTGGCGATCGCCGAGCATCGGAGCCAAGTGGCGACCATTCCGTATGGGGAAGGCGTCCTGGGATTGGACCGCTGGCGCGCCGTGTTCGCCGATCCCAAGGCCAGCGCGCCGGCCGGCGCATACGCGGAGGTCTTCCTCAGGGTCACGCTCTAA
- a CDS encoding CPBP family intramembrane glutamic endopeptidase yields the protein MPQRRRVAAELLVLGVLSSGFLMLFPRRPISVDLGLALFALSLVLLNANYTRTQIWGQWPVEGKQLEWWRCAAATMALTTPAIFLFLFVGMAIGYQGASWPGARARILHPYIPTAVLLYLPWALLQQTLFQFYLLGRVRTLCPSLHPLASSALNGLAFGAVHTTDLEIVFLAALGGTMWSLLYLRYRRLWPLAVSHALVGTTFYYWVYGHDLASRWSAFLGSL from the coding sequence ATGCCTCAACGGCGAAGGGTGGCGGCTGAGCTGTTGGTCTTGGGGGTCCTGTCGAGCGGCTTCCTGATGCTGTTTCCACGAAGACCCATCTCCGTGGATCTCGGCCTCGCCCTCTTTGCGTTGAGTCTCGTTCTCCTTAATGCCAACTACACCAGAACCCAAATCTGGGGACAGTGGCCGGTCGAAGGGAAACAGCTAGAGTGGTGGCGGTGCGCGGCGGCGACGATGGCCCTCACGACGCCGGCGATATTCCTCTTTTTGTTTGTGGGAATGGCGATCGGCTATCAGGGAGCAAGCTGGCCCGGAGCAAGGGCGAGAATTCTCCATCCCTACATTCCCACCGCCGTCCTGTTGTACTTACCCTGGGCCTTGCTCCAGCAAACCCTCTTTCAGTTCTACTTGCTCGGCCGCGTGCGCACGCTCTGCCCGTCGCTCCATCCGCTCGCATCGTCCGCGCTGAATGGGTTGGCCTTCGGCGCGGTCCACACCACCGATCTCGAGATCGTGTTTCTGGCGGCGCTGGGCGGGACCATGTGGAGCTTGCTGTATCTCCGCTACCGCCGGCTCTGGCCTCTGGCCGTGTCGCACGCCCTCGTAGGCACCACGTTTTACTATTGGGTGTACGGCCACGACCTGGCAAGCCGATGGAGCGCCTTCCTCGGAAGCCTGTAG
- a CDS encoding BON domain-containing protein — protein sequence MIRNSRILMIAALLGAAVGLVGFRGDVTQLSDQQIEAAIRQRLAMDGRLDAKSVLVKVEQGAVTLSGTVMNLDDKLLAEAIVSGTMVGIRSLKNDITVVRPSTKDDDIRKAVEAALRSVPVLHESKLNRIVVLVHEGDVVLKGAVEKPLYSRVAQKAAEAVRGVVSVANLLKVVGKPRPDSAIEKDVVTYLEWAPYADLDRIEYKVEEGIVKLKGTVHHLADKYALANDIEKIQGVTGVDVSQVVVTKVQQKG from the coding sequence ATGATTCGCAATTCTCGAATACTCATGATCGCCGCCTTGTTGGGCGCCGCGGTCGGCCTTGTGGGCTTTCGAGGGGACGTGACGCAGTTGAGCGACCAGCAGATCGAAGCGGCGATTCGGCAACGATTGGCCATGGACGGGCGTCTCGACGCCAAAAGCGTGTTGGTGAAGGTAGAGCAGGGGGCGGTGACGCTCAGCGGGACGGTGATGAATCTGGATGATAAGTTACTGGCGGAGGCCATCGTCAGCGGCACGATGGTCGGCATCAGATCCTTGAAAAACGACATCACGGTCGTTCGCCCCTCGACTAAAGACGACGATATCCGAAAGGCGGTCGAGGCCGCGTTACGGTCGGTGCCGGTGCTGCATGAGAGCAAATTGAACAGAATCGTTGTCCTCGTCCATGAAGGCGACGTGGTGCTGAAGGGCGCGGTGGAAAAGCCGCTGTATAGCCGCGTGGCGCAGAAGGCGGCGGAAGCCGTCCGCGGAGTCGTCTCAGTGGCGAACTTGCTGAAAGTGGTCGGCAAGCCGCGTCCCGATAGCGCGATCGAGAAGGATGTGGTGACCTATCTCGAGTGGGCTCCCTATGCGGACTTGGACCGGATCGAATATAAGGTCGAGGAAGGGATCGTGAAGCTCAAGGGGACGGTCCACCACCTCGCGGACAAGTATGCGCTCGCCAACGATATCGAAAAAATCCAGGGGGTGACCGGGGTGGACGTGTCCCAGGTTGTGGTGACTAAGGTTCAGCAGAAGGGATGA
- a CDS encoding HAD family hydrolase has translation MEASGASTSRLAFVFDLDGTLVDSVYQHVLAWREAFQAAGIELAVWRIHRQIGMSGGLLLNALLREIGRPVTQDEVERIQQRHAEAYARQVGSIRPLPGVRELLDTLSRYDVPFAIATSGRMESAGRTLTLLNLDARVPVVTRDQVLHAKPDPDVFIAAAQRLGVPVNHCVVVGDSVWDMLAARRAWALGVGLLSGGYGQDELERAGAYRVYQDPADLLHHLDEVGVRLVR, from the coding sequence ATGGAGGCGAGCGGAGCCTCAACGAGCCGATTGGCGTTCGTCTTTGATTTGGACGGGACGCTGGTGGACAGCGTCTATCAGCACGTTCTGGCATGGCGGGAAGCCTTTCAGGCCGCCGGGATCGAGTTGGCGGTCTGGCGCATTCATCGGCAGATCGGCATGAGCGGCGGACTGCTCCTCAACGCGCTGTTGAGAGAGATCGGACGTCCGGTCACTCAGGACGAGGTCGAGCGGATCCAGCAGCGGCACGCGGAGGCCTATGCGCGGCAGGTTGGGTCGATTCGTCCGCTTCCGGGCGTGCGCGAACTGCTGGACACCCTGTCGCGGTACGACGTGCCGTTTGCGATCGCCACGAGCGGGCGCATGGAGAGCGCGGGGAGGACCCTAACGCTTCTCAACCTTGACGCTCGCGTGCCCGTCGTCACCCGAGACCAAGTCCTCCACGCGAAACCGGATCCGGACGTCTTTATCGCCGCGGCGCAACGCCTCGGCGTTCCCGTCAATCACTGTGTGGTCGTCGGAGACAGCGTCTGGGACATGCTCGCCGCCCGGCGGGCTTGGGCCTTGGGCGTGGGTCTGCTGTCGGGGGGCTATGGGCAGGACGAACTGGAACGCGCGGGCGCCTACCGGGTGTACCAGGATCCCGCCGATCTCCTCCACCATCTCGATGAAGTCGGGGTGCGGCTCGTTCGATAA
- the smbP gene encoding small metal-binding protein SmbP: protein MRCEYVLTVGGTVLLFATTVALGQSRHLTDAITHTQAAIAQGKQGYPDALAAQAREALRHAEAAKKEAAAPHLDEGIRWLKQAIEQSTQGQGEAATQAAERALVQFSGDGPPPAQSAQSPQEEGGY from the coding sequence ATGAGGTGCGAATATGTCTTGACGGTCGGGGGAACCGTGCTCCTGTTCGCAACTACGGTGGCGCTGGGCCAAAGCCGGCATTTGACCGATGCCATCACCCATACCCAAGCGGCGATCGCGCAAGGTAAGCAGGGATATCCGGATGCGCTTGCGGCACAGGCGCGCGAGGCGCTCAGACATGCGGAGGCGGCGAAGAAGGAGGCTGCGGCTCCGCACCTGGATGAGGGCATTCGCTGGTTGAAGCAGGCGATCGAGCAGAGCACGCAAGGGCAGGGGGAAGCGGCGACCCAAGCGGCGGAACGCGCACTCGTGCAGTTTTCCGGGGACGGTCCGCCTCCGGCCCAATCCGCCCAGTCCCCACAGGAAGAAGGCGGATATTAG
- a CDS encoding acyloxyacyl hydrolase — protein sequence MKAYRPSFAYALPITLLLATLVSVPGWADPMAFVGAGPRTGTKVETPFADEYAKPMALLWVGPRYGLGGNSPLGEEQKENFQMYDVAAHLRLPWGWRHRPSDWTFETRLIASAGQLVAAGTSGLMATVVPALAVSSPNGLLSVDAGPGLAFFTNHKFGVQNFGGPAQIIGTAGIGLDPFPMFHAGYRFQHFSDAGVYGPTSLGVDLHIIELGYRF from the coding sequence ATGAAAGCCTACCGGCCTTCCTTCGCTTACGCTCTGCCGATCACCCTTTTGCTTGCCACGCTCGTCTCGGTTCCCGGTTGGGCGGACCCCATGGCCTTTGTCGGTGCTGGTCCCCGAACCGGGACCAAGGTCGAGACACCGTTTGCGGACGAATATGCCAAGCCGATGGCTCTGCTGTGGGTCGGCCCGCGGTACGGTTTGGGAGGCAACTCGCCATTAGGCGAGGAACAAAAGGAAAATTTCCAGATGTACGACGTCGCGGCGCATCTAAGGCTTCCTTGGGGATGGCGGCATCGGCCCTCGGATTGGACGTTCGAAACGAGATTGATCGCCAGCGCGGGGCAGCTTGTGGCGGCAGGCACCAGCGGCCTCATGGCGACGGTGGTTCCGGCCCTCGCCGTGAGCAGCCCCAACGGCCTGCTTTCCGTGGACGCCGGACCCGGCCTCGCCTTTTTCACCAATCACAAATTCGGCGTCCAGAACTTCGGCGGCCCGGCGCAGATCATCGGCACGGCCGGCATCGGCCTCGACCCGTTTCCGATGTTCCATGCCGGCTACCGATTCCAGCACTTCTCCGATGCCGGCGTGTACGGTCCCACCAGCCTGGGCGTCGATCTGCACATCATCGAACTTGGGTACCGGTTCTGA